A single genomic interval of Caretta caretta isolate rCarCar2 chromosome 23, rCarCar1.hap1, whole genome shotgun sequence harbors:
- the BLOC1S3 gene encoding biogenesis of lysosome-related organelles complex 1 subunit 3, with protein MAAPQYKAVVQGEASETDSDEEVYLSSVPQASFPSLSGVKVLGEASETDDEEEGSPSEHKVKSKLVDLDLPPLIVIRKEEPRASMGIEEKPALRIQHEGRYSTLLQQKLIESNARLYYDVSSTIKHVYQMATKELSTITAQLSNSQSAIINASHNIRLVLDDLQAVADKMDIVTSCNLLPDIQMELPLA; from the coding sequence ATGGCAGCGCCCCAGTACAAAGCAGTGGTTCAAGGGGAAGCATCTGAGACTGATTCAGATGAAGAAGTTTATCTGTCGTCCGTTCCTCAggcctccttccccagcctctcTGGTGTGAAAGTCCTCGGGGAAGCATCTGAGACAGATGACGAAGAAGAAGGGAGCCCAAGTGAGCACAAAGTCAAGTCTAAGCTAGTTGACCTGGACCTGCCTCCCCTGATTGTCATCAGGAAGGAGGAGCCAAGGGCTTCTATGGGAATAGAAGAGAAACCTGCCCTTCGTATCCAGCATGAGGGGCGCTATAGCACCTTGCTGCAGCAGAAGCTGATTGAGAGCAATGCCCGCTTGTACTACGATGTCAGCAGCACCATCAAGCACGTGTATCAAATGGCCACCAAGGAACTCAGCACCATCACTGCACAGCTTAGCAACTCACAGAGCGCCATCATCAATGCCTCGCACAATATCCGCCTCGTTCTGGATGACTTGCAAGCTGTGGCTGACAAGATGGACATCGTCACCAGCTGCAACCTGCTGCCTGATATCCAGATGGAGCTGCCTCTTGCATAA